A part of Lacibacter sp. H407 genomic DNA contains:
- a CDS encoding stage II sporulation protein M has translation MREALFIKKNAQKWNEYQYLQTEDPDQMADRFITLLDDLSYAKTFYPHSKVTRWINSLAVSIYQTIYQNKKQRFSRLITFWQYELPLMFRKYHRMLLYTFLIFILFVSMAVFSSMKDDEFVRGVLGENYVSMTEENIEKGDPFGVYRDDSRFSMLVRIAFNNIKVGFLMVAGGIFFGIGTMLVFFQNCIMLGSFQYMFFAKGLGWQSVLVIWIHGTLEISGMIIEACAGFVLARSILFPGTYARWHSFKRGVKDAMKICVSLVPITILAAFLESYITYLSSNAFDKSTNTSLPVALSVSILTVSFLFIVWYFVIYPIRLEKRLNNNPALAAKISA, from the coding sequence ATGAGAGAAGCACTGTTTATTAAAAAGAATGCGCAGAAATGGAATGAATACCAATACCTGCAAACCGAAGATCCGGATCAAATGGCTGACCGGTTTATTACATTGCTCGATGACTTGAGTTATGCCAAAACCTTTTATCCGCACAGTAAAGTAACCCGATGGATCAACAGTTTGGCAGTAAGTATTTACCAAACCATCTACCAAAATAAAAAGCAACGCTTTTCACGTCTCATTACATTCTGGCAATATGAATTGCCGTTGATGTTCCGTAAGTATCACCGGATGTTACTGTACACCTTTCTCATTTTTATTTTGTTTGTTTCAATGGCTGTTTTCTCATCAATGAAAGATGATGAATTTGTTCGTGGTGTATTAGGCGAGAATTATGTATCAATGACGGAAGAGAATATCGAAAAAGGCGATCCGTTTGGCGTATATCGTGACGACAGTCGTTTTTCAATGTTGGTGCGTATTGCGTTCAACAATATCAAGGTTGGTTTTTTAATGGTAGCAGGCGGTATCTTTTTTGGCATTGGTACAATGCTGGTATTTTTTCAGAACTGCATTATGCTGGGCAGTTTTCAATACATGTTCTTTGCAAAAGGTCTTGGCTGGCAAAGTGTGTTGGTGATCTGGATACACGGAACATTGGAAATTTCAGGAATGATCATTGAAGCATGTGCAGGTTTTGTACTTGCCAGAAGCATATTATTTCCGGGCACCTACGCAAGGTGGCACTCGTTTAAACGGGGTGTAAAAGATGCTATGAAAATTTGTGTAAGCCTTGTTCCCATTACCATTCTTGCTGCATTCCTTGAGAGTTATATTACCTACCTGAGTTCAAATGCGTTTGACAAATCAACAAATACATCGTTGCCAGTTGCCCTCAGTGTAAGTATATTAACTGTTTCCTTTCTTTTTATCGTTTGGTACTTTGTGATCTATCCCATCCGCTTGGAAAAACGATTGAATAACAACCCGGCACTTGCAGCTAAAATTTCCGCATGA
- a CDS encoding DUF4350 domain-containing protein codes for MSRSYSKRSKKPFGTYTAFTMLQNKYSETGVETLTKPFYENWMYNLGNRNSLYVVISRRMLMSDRDREALLQYVDNGNHVFISAEYIDDQLLDTLGINAQYFTVSSMFQTKMDTAGPMHFTTVSALREDTKAPKKYGFFYYPLDAHFLRPDSIGAVTLGVNEEDAPNYISLIHGKGRFFFHLNPEAFSNYFLLQNENKGYMEDVFSFMSAQRRAVYWDDYYRIGKLPNENFSSFAVFLKYPMLKWALLLGMALMILYISFASKRRQRSVPIKPVNSNASKSFVETIGRLYLQKKDNPNIVHKMTTYFLEYIRTHYYLNTAHLNQEFFSSLSRKSGVHEMEVKQFFQFIQQLQESHKVSDEELLEYNNRIQQFINKKYG; via the coding sequence ATGTCACGCAGTTATTCCAAGCGAAGTAAAAAACCGTTTGGCACGTACACTGCGTTTACGATGTTGCAAAATAAATACAGCGAAACTGGTGTGGAAACACTTACAAAACCTTTTTACGAGAACTGGATGTACAATCTTGGAAACAGGAATAGTTTGTATGTGGTAATAAGCCGCCGAATGTTGATGAGCGACAGAGACCGGGAAGCCTTGTTGCAATATGTAGATAATGGAAACCATGTGTTTATTTCAGCCGAGTATATCGATGATCAATTGCTCGATACATTAGGGATCAATGCACAATACTTCACAGTGAGCAGTATGTTTCAAACAAAAATGGATACCGCCGGACCGATGCATTTTACAACAGTATCGGCACTTCGTGAGGACACAAAAGCCCCTAAAAAATATGGCTTTTTTTATTATCCATTGGATGCACATTTTTTACGGCCCGATAGTATTGGTGCAGTAACACTTGGTGTTAACGAAGAAGATGCGCCCAATTATATTTCGCTTATTCATGGAAAAGGACGTTTCTTTTTTCATCTCAACCCCGAAGCCTTCAGTAATTATTTTTTATTGCAAAATGAGAATAAGGGGTACATGGAAGATGTATTCAGTTTTATGAGTGCACAACGACGGGCAGTTTATTGGGATGACTATTACCGCATTGGTAAATTACCAAACGAAAATTTTTCATCGTTTGCTGTATTCCTCAAATATCCGATGTTGAAATGGGCGCTCTTGTTAGGAATGGCATTAATGATCCTGTACATTTCATTCGCCAGTAAACGCAGGCAACGTTCTGTACCTATTAAACCGGTAAACAGCAACGCCAGTAAATCATTTGTTGAAACCATTGGCCGTTTGTATCTGCAGAAAAAAGACAATCCGAACATTGTTCATAAAATGACCACCTATTTTCTGGAATACATTCGTACTCATTACTATTTAAACACAGCGCATCTTAACCAGGAATTCTTTTCATCACTTTCACGGAAAAGTGGTGTACATGAAATGGAAGTAAAACAGTTTTTTCAATTCATACAGCAATTACAGGAATCGCATAAGGTAAGTGATGAAGAATTGCTGGAATACAATAACCGGATACAACAATTCATTAATAAGAAGTACGGATAG
- a CDS encoding DUF4129 domain-containing protein, which translates to MSKSLKHVWLILLLLTGAVVSTYAQEMDTVVVEAPVAVDTTAVTDEEYYEDDDEEEIAADTSLVQSYWTYPMDSIQRIKKDKDFAYAAKLDSLLRKRQEMMLKKQKEQSPDKEPVDIFPIVRTILWILLIGALLFVLYRVFLSDRGLFASPTRNKQLEVEDEPVTDEIYLDQQLNEAIRNKNYRLAIRFLYLQSLSRLAEKGWLQLSPDKTNYQYVRELAKPQLKQSFARITLHYEYAWYGDFNIAADVFEPVKQEFDQFHQSIKQH; encoded by the coding sequence ATGAGCAAATCCCTGAAACATGTATGGTTGATATTGCTGCTTCTCACCGGAGCAGTTGTATCGACGTATGCTCAGGAAATGGATACTGTTGTTGTGGAAGCTCCTGTAGCTGTAGATACAACTGCTGTTACAGATGAAGAATATTATGAAGATGATGATGAAGAAGAAATTGCTGCAGATACTTCGTTAGTGCAATCGTATTGGACTTATCCAATGGATAGTATTCAACGTATTAAAAAGGATAAAGATTTTGCCTATGCTGCAAAGCTGGATAGTTTGTTGCGAAAGCGTCAGGAGATGATGTTGAAAAAACAGAAAGAGCAGTCGCCTGACAAAGAACCAGTCGATATTTTTCCAATTGTGCGAACCATTCTGTGGATATTATTGATCGGCGCTTTACTGTTTGTGCTGTATCGTGTGTTTTTGTCCGACCGGGGTTTGTTTGCATCGCCCACACGCAATAAACAACTGGAAGTGGAAGATGAACCGGTAACAGATGAAATATATCTTGATCAGCAGTTGAATGAAGCTATCCGTAACAAGAATTATCGATTGGCAATTCGTTTTCTCTATCTGCAATCCTTGTCCCGGCTTGCAGAAAAAGGATGGTTGCAACTTTCGCCCGACAAAACCAACTACCAATACGTTCGTGAATTAGCAAAGCCGCAATTGAAACAAAGTTTTGCACGCATAACACTGCACTATGAATATGCATGGTATGGTGATTTCAACATTGCAGCAGATGTGTTTGAACCCGTTAAACAGGAATTTGATCAGTTTCACCAAAGCATCAAACAACATTGA